A single window of candidate division WOR-3 bacterium DNA harbors:
- a CDS encoding cofactor-independent phosphoglycerate mutase, translating into MKYLVFLADGMADEPIPELGGKTPLEVANTPSLNFLARNGAQGTLITIPNPFPTSSDAANLSVLGYDLEKDYCGRGPIEAASRGIQLKEDEIAFRCNLITINGDILEDYSAGQITQDSAEELIDLLNKELGNEKIKFYSGVSYRNLLILKGKEFSDKIGYYKPDSNQGKKWKELLPYPGTEEGKETADLLRDLIEKSIKILKEAPTNLTLIKNRNKPANCIWPWSPGRKPHFEPFEKKYQKKGAVISAVDVILGIGKLTNMEVIKPEGATGFIDTNYENKVKATLSALDRNDFVYLHFEAIDECSHMGDLNLKIKTIEEFDKRLVKPIIEKINKNVTVAVLSDHPVPVKLKKHTRTPVPFLISGETVPKDGNTKFTERTALKGKFGRLEKYTFLKTLFKY; encoded by the coding sequence ATGAAATATCTTGTTTTTTTGGCAGATGGAATGGCTGATGAACCCATTCCTGAACTAGGAGGAAAAACACCCCTTGAGGTTGCAAATACACCTTCCTTAAATTTCCTTGCAAGAAATGGTGCTCAAGGAACTCTAATAACCATTCCCAATCCCTTTCCTACCTCAAGCGATGCAGCAAACTTATCTGTCTTGGGATATGACCTTGAAAAAGACTATTGTGGAAGAGGTCCTATTGAAGCTGCAAGCAGAGGGATCCAACTAAAAGAAGACGAAATAGCATTCCGATGTAATTTAATTACTATTAATGGAGATATCCTCGAAGATTATTCAGCTGGACAAATCACTCAGGATAGTGCAGAGGAGCTCATAGATTTATTAAACAAAGAATTAGGGAATGAAAAAATTAAATTTTATTCTGGGGTTAGTTATAGAAATCTCTTAATTCTTAAAGGAAAAGAATTCTCAGACAAGATTGGTTATTATAAACCTGATTCAAATCAAGGAAAGAAATGGAAAGAACTTTTACCATACCCAGGAACCGAAGAAGGAAAAGAAACTGCGGATTTACTAAGAGATTTGATTGAAAAAAGCATTAAGATTTTGAAAGAAGCTCCCACAAATTTAACTCTTATAAAAAACAGAAACAAACCTGCAAATTGTATTTGGCCTTGGAGTCCCGGGAGAAAACCGCACTTTGAACCTTTTGAAAAAAAATACCAAAAAAAGGGTGCTGTTATTTCAGCAGTAGACGTTATCCTTGGAATTGGGAAATTAACAAATATGGAAGTAATAAAACCAGAAGGGGCAACCGGATTTATAGACACAAATTATGAAAACAAAGTTAAAGCCACCCTTTCTGCTTTAGACCGAAACGATTTTGTCTATCTTCATTTTGAAGCAATTGACGAATGTTCCCATATGGGAGACCTTAATCTAAAGATAAAAACCATAGAAGAGTTTGATAAAAGATTGGTAAAACCAATTATTGAAAAAATTAATAAAAATGTTACAGTTGCAGTTCTCTCAGATCATCCAGTTCCAGTAAAACTAAAAAAACATACAAGAACACCAGTTCCATTTCTCATATCTGGAGAAACTGTTCCAAAGGACGGAAACACAAAATTTACAGAGAGAACAGCTTTAAAAGGGAAATTTGGGCGTTTGGAAAAATACACATTCTTAAAAACGCTCTTCAAATATTAA
- a CDS encoding histidinol-phosphatase — translation MSWANFHTHSNFDDGKVSPLEYVKEALNQNVRILGFSSHNFLPFNVGWTLKRENYKNYCGVIKKLSEKYKDKIEILLGLEVDFLPRYDSFYKEINLSVLDFVIGSVHFVNFFSRDKAWVIDETEEEFERGITEIYKGDIRRAVEDYYELIKRMAQKEKLDIVGHLDLIKMNNKGEKYFSEKEDWYRKAVFETLEIIANKNLILEVNTGGIARGKTDSLYPSLWILEECYRRGISITLCSDAHSPEQITAKFKEAASILNSIGYKELYILTKGKGRACSFSKEGLNI, via the coding sequence ATGAGCTGGGCTAATTTTCATACTCATTCTAATTTTGATGATGGGAAGGTTTCTCCTCTGGAATACGTAAAAGAGGCTTTAAATCAGAATGTTCGTATCCTTGGCTTTAGTTCCCATAATTTTCTTCCTTTTAATGTAGGTTGGACTTTAAAAAGAGAAAATTATAAGAATTACTGCGGAGTAATTAAAAAGCTTTCGGAAAAATACAAGGATAAAATTGAGATATTGCTAGGACTTGAGGTTGATTTTCTCCCAAGGTATGATTCTTTTTATAAAGAGATTAATTTATCCGTTTTAGATTTTGTAATTGGTTCTGTTCATTTTGTAAACTTCTTTAGCAGAGATAAAGCCTGGGTAATTGATGAGACGGAAGAGGAGTTTGAAAGAGGAATAACCGAAATTTATAAGGGTGATATAAGAAGGGCGGTGGAGGATTATTATGAACTAATAAAGAGAATGGCCCAAAAGGAGAAGTTAGATATAGTTGGACATCTTGATTTGATAAAGATGAATAATAAAGGTGAGAAATACTTTTCTGAGAAAGAAGATTGGTATAGAAAAGCTGTTTTCGAGACCTTAGAGATAATTGCAAATAAAAATTTAATATTAGAGGTAAATACAGGAGGAATTGCAAGAGGAAAGACAGATTCCCTATATCCAAGTTTATGGATTCTTGAAGAGTGTTATAGAAGGGGAATTTCTATAACTTTGTGCTCTGATGCTCATAGTCCCGAACAGATTACTGCTAAATTTAAAGAAGCAGCTTCTATTCTTAACTCTATTGGGTATAAAGAATTGTATATTCTTACTAAAGGGAAAGGAAGAGCTTGTTCTTTTTCGAAAGAAGGTCTTAATATTTGA
- the ychF gene encoding redox-regulated ATPase YchF translates to MSLNCGIVGLPNVGKSTLFSALTSLLVKVENYPFSTVDPNIGVVEIPDERLSRIAEILKIEKKIPGTIEFVDIAGLVEGASKGEGLGNQFLSHIREVGIIIHVVRCFQDPDVSHPYPDINPERDIDVINMELMLADLNTVENRIQKNKKLLKSQDKLIQKNAMWAEPLLLKIEDGLREGIPVNRMDFKEEERHYIKELNLLTNKKVIYVCNIDEKSIKIGSEFTKRVKDYVGENVPVIEVCGKVERELALIEDVFERKELMELFGLKEPALNKLVKEAARLLGLRTFFTENGKEVRAWMIREGTKAPEASGVIHSDFQIGFIKAEVYHCEDLFKYGSKAEIKNHGKLRFEGKDYEVKDGDVIFFHFKV, encoded by the coding sequence ATGAGCTTAAATTGTGGAATTGTTGGGCTCCCAAATGTGGGTAAATCTACTCTATTTTCTGCTTTAACTTCTCTTTTGGTAAAAGTAGAAAATTATCCTTTTTCTACTGTGGATCCTAATATAGGTGTTGTGGAAATTCCTGATGAGAGGTTGTCAAGAATAGCTGAGATACTTAAGATAGAGAAGAAGATTCCAGGCACAATAGAGTTTGTTGATATAGCAGGACTTGTTGAGGGAGCCTCTAAGGGAGAAGGTCTTGGAAATCAATTTCTAAGTCATATAAGAGAAGTTGGTATTATAATACATGTGGTTAGATGTTTCCAAGATCCGGATGTTTCTCATCCTTATCCAGATATTAATCCAGAACGTGATATAGATGTAATCAATATGGAATTGATGCTTGCGGATCTTAATACGGTGGAAAATAGGATACAGAAGAACAAAAAGTTGCTTAAAAGCCAAGATAAATTGATTCAGAAAAATGCTATGTGGGCAGAGCCTTTGCTTTTGAAAATAGAAGATGGTTTAAGAGAAGGGATTCCAGTTAATAGAATGGATTTTAAAGAAGAAGAAAGACATTATATAAAAGAATTAAATCTACTTACAAATAAAAAAGTGATTTATGTTTGTAATATAGATGAAAAGAGTATAAAAATTGGAAGTGAATTTACAAAGAGAGTTAAGGATTATGTAGGAGAGAATGTTCCTGTTATTGAGGTTTGCGGAAAGGTAGAAAGGGAGCTCGCTTTAATTGAAGATGTCTTCGAAAGAAAAGAATTAATGGAGCTTTTTGGCCTTAAAGAACCAGCTTTAAATAAACTTGTAAAAGAGGCCGCTCGTCTTTTAGGTCTTAGGACCTTTTTTACGGAAAATGGTAAAGAAGTTCGTGCTTGGATGATTAGAGAAGGGACAAAGGCTCCGGAGGCTAGTGGGGTTATTCATAGTGATTTTCAGATAGGGTTTATTAAAGCAGAGGTATATCATTGTGAGGATTTATTTAAATATGGATCGAAGGCGGAAATAAAAAATCATGGAAAGTTGAGGTTTGAAGGTAAAGATTATGAAGTTAAAGATGGAGATGTTATTTTCTTCCATTTTAAAGTGTAG
- a CDS encoding valine--tRNA ligase: MILSKKYDPKIVESKWQKRWEEEKIFIADVNTDKPLYIILLPPPNVTGILHLGHVLNMTIQDVFIRIYKMRGFEVLWLPGTDHAGIATQNVVERRLAQKGLSRFDLGREKFVEEVWKWKEEYHGRIVSQMKSLGLGCDWSRETFTLDESFSKAVEEAFIRLFEKGYIYRDEYIVNYCPRCETVISNEEVEDKEIEGKLYYINYPLKKGGKLTVATTRPETMLGDTGVAVNPLDERYEKFIGEVVVLPLVEREIPVISDLRVDKNFGTGVVKITPAHDPVDFEIGREHNLLPINILDRKGFINENGGKYKGMSRFEAREKIVEDLTSFGLLEKVENYTHSVGHCSRCKTIVEPYISKQWFVRMEEMAEKAKKAVEDGRVKFYLPRWEKVYNHWLSNIRPWVISRQLWWGHRIPVYYCGDCEEIMVCREAPSECSKCGSKKISQEEDVLDTWFSSWLWPFAPFGWPEKTKELEVFFPSTTLVTGWDIIFLWVARMIMASLEFMGEVPFKKVYFTGMIRDSKRRPLSKSLGNSPDPLDLIAVYGADALRIGILRITPEGKDVIYKEESIAQGRNFLNKVWNVARFLMANCKEGDKGEIENISLTKMDKWIISKVMGVIRELEEMIDSFKISEASRLISLRFWDDFCDWYLEMIKPRIYSKDETKRKNAISVALWAFEQYLKLMHPFIPHITEEIYGMLPYTSSLLINSEWPTYRENYRDLDLEREMDLLREFVFNIRNLRGELNLSPDLELEVVVDCKEDFFNLLKEEEEWILKLGGIKELKKGEKISNAAFFHLKGMDVFIPLVGLIDFERERERLKKEIESLEGLIKELEEQLLRKDFLTKAPPEVVKKTKEKQERLKEKHKKLIENLKRIS, from the coding sequence ATGATACTTTCTAAAAAGTATGATCCAAAGATTGTAGAAAGTAAATGGCAAAAGAGATGGGAGGAAGAAAAAATTTTTATTGCAGATGTTAATACAGATAAACCTCTTTATATAATTCTATTGCCTCCTCCTAATGTTACCGGTATTTTACATCTTGGGCACGTATTAAATATGACAATTCAAGATGTCTTTATCAGAATTTATAAAATGCGAGGTTTTGAGGTATTATGGCTCCCTGGGACCGACCATGCTGGAATTGCTACACAAAATGTTGTTGAGAGAAGGCTTGCTCAAAAGGGGCTTTCAAGATTTGATCTTGGAAGAGAAAAATTTGTGGAAGAGGTATGGAAGTGGAAAGAGGAGTATCATGGTAGGATTGTTTCTCAGATGAAGTCTCTTGGGCTCGGTTGTGATTGGAGTAGAGAAACATTTACCCTTGATGAAAGCTTCTCTAAGGCTGTTGAGGAAGCTTTTATAAGGTTGTTTGAAAAAGGCTATATTTATAGAGATGAATATATAGTAAATTATTGTCCTCGTTGTGAGACTGTAATTTCTAACGAAGAAGTTGAAGATAAGGAAATTGAAGGGAAACTTTATTATATTAATTACCCTTTAAAAAAAGGCGGAAAACTTACAGTCGCTACAACTAGACCTGAAACAATGCTTGGAGATACAGGTGTTGCAGTTAACCCCCTTGATGAAAGATATGAAAAATTTATTGGAGAGGTAGTGGTGCTTCCTTTGGTGGAGAGGGAGATCCCTGTAATTTCAGATTTAAGAGTTGATAAGAATTTTGGAACAGGAGTTGTTAAGATAACACCTGCCCATGATCCAGTGGACTTTGAGATTGGTAGAGAACATAATCTTTTACCTATAAATATTCTTGACAGAAAGGGATTTATTAATGAGAATGGTGGAAAGTATAAGGGGATGAGTAGATTTGAGGCTCGGGAGAAGATTGTAGAAGATCTAACTTCTTTTGGACTTTTAGAAAAGGTCGAAAATTATACACATTCTGTGGGACATTGTTCAAGATGCAAGACAATTGTGGAGCCTTACATCTCAAAGCAATGGTTTGTAAGAATGGAGGAGATGGCAGAAAAGGCAAAGAAGGCTGTGGAAGATGGTAGGGTGAAATTTTATCTTCCAAGATGGGAGAAAGTATACAATCATTGGCTTAGTAATATTCGTCCTTGGGTTATTTCAAGACAGCTTTGGTGGGGTCACAGGATTCCAGTTTATTATTGTGGAGATTGCGAAGAAATTATGGTTTGTAGAGAAGCTCCCTCGGAATGTTCAAAATGTGGAAGTAAGAAGATCTCTCAAGAAGAGGATGTTCTTGACACCTGGTTTTCTTCTTGGCTTTGGCCTTTTGCTCCTTTTGGGTGGCCAGAAAAGACGAAGGAATTAGAGGTGTTTTTCCCTTCCACTACTCTTGTAACAGGATGGGATATAATCTTTTTGTGGGTTGCAAGGATGATCATGGCTTCTCTTGAGTTTATGGGAGAAGTTCCTTTTAAGAAAGTTTATTTCACAGGGATGATTCGGGATTCAAAAAGGAGACCGCTTTCTAAATCTTTAGGGAATTCTCCAGACCCTCTTGATTTAATAGCTGTTTATGGGGCAGATGCTTTAAGAATCGGTATTTTGAGAATTACTCCAGAGGGTAAAGATGTTATATATAAGGAAGAAAGTATCGCTCAAGGGAGGAATTTTTTAAATAAAGTGTGGAATGTTGCAAGATTTTTAATGGCAAATTGTAAGGAGGGAGATAAAGGAGAGATAGAGAATATAAGCTTAACTAAGATGGATAAATGGATTATATCAAAAGTTATGGGAGTTATTAGAGAGTTGGAAGAAATGATTGATTCCTTTAAAATAAGTGAGGCAAGTAGATTAATTTCTTTGCGTTTCTGGGATGATTTTTGTGATTGGTATCTTGAGATGATAAAGCCTCGAATTTACTCAAAAGACGAAACAAAAAGAAAAAATGCAATTTCCGTTGCTTTATGGGCTTTTGAACAATACCTTAAATTAATGCATCCTTTTATTCCCCATATAACTGAAGAAATCTATGGGATGCTTCCTTATACGAGTTCTCTTTTAATTAATTCGGAGTGGCCAACTTATAGGGAGAATTATAGGGATTTAGATCTAGAAAGGGAAATGGATTTACTAAGGGAATTCGTTTTTAATATTAGAAATTTAAGAGGTGAACTTAACCTTTCCCCAGATTTAGAATTAGAGGTAGTTGTTGACTGTAAGGAGGATTTTTTTAATCTCCTTAAGGAGGAAGAAGAGTGGATTTTAAAGCTTGGAGGTATTAAAGAGCTTAAAAAAGGAGAAAAAATTTCGAATGCTGCTTTCTTCCATTTGAAGGGAATGGATGTGTTTATTCCTCTTGTGGGGTTAATTGATTTTGAAAGAGAAAGAGAGAGATTAAAAAAGGAAATTGAAAGTCTTGAAGGATTAATCAAAGAGTTAGAAGAACAACTCCTAAGAAAAGATTTTCTCACAAAAGCACCTCCAGAAGTTGTTAAAAAGACTAAGGAGAAGCAAGAAAGGCTTAAGGAAAAGCATAAGAAACTAATTGAGAATTTAAAAAGAATTTCTTAA
- the rplQ gene encoding 50S ribosomal protein L17, whose product MRHGKKIKKLGRTKAHREATLNNLFCALILNESIRTTRAKAVALKRYAEKEIARALKADLNVKRKLKSTLGSRQAYYKLFETIVPQYKDKKGGYIRITDLSLTRRGDGAPESLVEFV is encoded by the coding sequence ATGAGACACGGGAAAAAGATTAAAAAATTAGGTAGAACTAAAGCCCATAGAGAGGCAACTCTAAATAACCTCTTTTGTGCTCTTATATTAAATGAGTCAATAAGGACTACAAGAGCTAAAGCTGTGGCTTTAAAAAGGTATGCTGAAAAAGAAATAGCAAGAGCTCTTAAGGCAGACCTTAATGTGAAAAGAAAACTTAAAAGCACTCTTGGTTCGAGACAAGCTTATTATAAACTTTTTGAAACAATAGTTCCTCAGTATAAAGATAAAAAGGGTGGATATATTCGTATTACCGATCTTTCTTTAACTCGGAGAGGAGATGGGGCCCCTGAGAGCTTAGTAGAGTTTGTCTAA
- a CDS encoding DNA-directed RNA polymerase subunit alpha: MKIRSLVMPEGINVLRKNESYGKFSLSPLERGYGVTIGHALRRMLISSIQGAAITAVKIEGVMHEFSTIENVKEDVSQIVLNLKKVRFRCNSQEIPQYVILEEKGPGEVKASSIKLTPGLEISTPDQHIATLEEGGEIKATLRVDVDKGFKPREYFKDSKMGEGTIYLDTNFSPVRRVKYEVNNVRVGQRTDFEELVMEVWTDGSIYPDEALSLAAKIIRDHINLFIGKEEMFEAEELSLEKEEKRRILDLSIEELDVGNRVSNVLKSKNITKIRDLVKYSEEDLLKFPNFGKVSLKEVKDKLAQFNLTLNMDLKALEK, translated from the coding sequence TTGAAGATTAGATCATTGGTTATGCCAGAAGGAATAAATGTTCTTCGAAAAAATGAAAGTTATGGAAAGTTTTCTTTATCTCCTCTTGAAAGGGGATATGGAGTTACTATTGGCCATGCTTTAAGAAGAATGTTGATTTCTTCAATTCAAGGCGCTGCGATTACAGCTGTGAAGATAGAAGGAGTAATGCATGAGTTTTCAACAATAGAGAATGTTAAGGAGGATGTTTCTCAGATTGTGTTGAATCTTAAGAAGGTGAGATTTAGATGTAATAGCCAAGAGATTCCTCAATATGTTATTCTTGAAGAAAAAGGTCCAGGGGAAGTGAAAGCTTCTTCTATAAAGTTAACCCCAGGTTTAGAAATAAGTACCCCAGACCAACATATTGCTACTTTAGAAGAGGGAGGAGAGATAAAAGCTACTTTGAGAGTGGATGTTGATAAAGGGTTTAAACCCAGAGAATATTTTAAGGATTCTAAGATGGGAGAAGGAACGATTTACTTAGATACCAATTTTTCTCCGGTAAGAAGGGTTAAGTATGAGGTTAATAATGTTAGAGTGGGGCAAAGAACAGACTTTGAAGAGCTAGTTATGGAAGTGTGGACAGATGGTTCTATTTATCCGGATGAAGCATTGTCTCTTGCAGCAAAGATTATAAGAGATCACATTAACTTGTTTATAGGAAAAGAGGAAATGTTTGAAGCGGAAGAACTCTCTCTTGAAAAAGAAGAAAAGAGGAGGATTTTAGATTTATCAATAGAAGAATTAGATGTAGGAAATAGAGTGAGCAACGTTTTGAAAAGCAAAAATATTACTAAAATAAGAGACCTTGTTAAGTATTCAGAAGAAGACCTTCTAAAGTTTCCTAATTTTGGGAAAGTTTCATTGAAAGAAGTAAAAGATAAATTAGCCCAATTTAATCTTACTTTAAATATGGACTTAAAAGCTTTGGAGAAGTGA
- the rpsD gene encoding 30S ribosomal protein S4 yields the protein MGRYTGPKCRRCRRLAMKLYLKGDRCYSDKCPIKGDYIKSPGEPPKRWFGGESSYGIQLREKQRVKTIYGLREKQFRNLFERALKVKGGITGEELLKFLEKRLDNVVYRLGFTTSRNQARQVIRHRHIRVNGKKVDIPSYEVSVGDVISIDEKSKNLSLFTTALAHEVEVKEWLSLDREKMEGKVVGEPTRADIEYPIKENLIVELYSK from the coding sequence ATGGGTAGATATACTGGACCGAAGTGTAGAAGATGCAGAAGGCTTGCGATGAAATTATATTTGAAAGGAGATAGATGCTACTCTGATAAATGTCCTATTAAAGGGGATTATATAAAAAGTCCTGGCGAACCTCCAAAGAGATGGTTTGGTGGAGAGTCTTCTTATGGAATACAACTTAGAGAAAAACAAAGAGTTAAAACAATCTATGGATTAAGAGAGAAACAATTTAGGAATCTTTTTGAAAGAGCTTTGAAGGTGAAGGGTGGAATAACAGGAGAGGAACTCTTAAAATTTTTAGAAAAAAGGTTGGATAATGTCGTATATCGTTTGGGTTTTACCACTTCGAGAAATCAGGCAAGACAGGTTATTCGCCATAGACATATAAGAGTAAATGGTAAGAAGGTAGATATTCCTTCTTATGAGGTTTCTGTAGGTGATGTTATTTCAATTGATGAGAAAAGTAAGAATTTGTCTTTATTTACCACTGCTTTGGCTCATGAGGTGGAAGTTAAGGAGTGGTTATCTCTTGATAGAGAAAAGATGGAAGGGAAGGTGGTAGGAGAACCTACAAGAGCAGATATTGAGTATCCTATTAAGGAGAATTTAATTGTTGAGTTGTATTCTAAGTAA
- the rpsK gene encoding 30S ribosomal protein S11, giving the protein MAKRSKGTGKKKFRAPESGIIHIHSTFNNTIVTVTDKNGNTLLWASAGTIGYKGTRKGTPYAATKATEAAVQKALELGMKNAEVWVNGPGRGRESAIRTVQAVGMNVTAIKDVTPLPHNGCRPPKKRRV; this is encoded by the coding sequence GTGGCTAAAAGAAGTAAAGGTACTGGAAAAAAGAAATTTAGAGCTCCTGAGTCTGGGATTATCCATATACATTCTACTTTTAATAACACTATTGTTACTGTGACCGATAAAAATGGGAATACTCTACTGTGGGCTTCTGCCGGCACAATCGGATATAAGGGCACTCGTAAGGGAACTCCATATGCTGCTACAAAAGCGACTGAGGCTGCTGTTCAGAAAGCTCTTGAACTTGGGATGAAAAATGCGGAAGTTTGGGTTAACGGACCTGGAAGGGGAAGGGAATCCGCTATTAGGACTGTTCAGGCTGTTGGTATGAATGTTACTGCTATTAAAGATGTAACTCCTCTTCCACATAATGGTTGCAGACCGCCTAAGAAAAGGAGAGTGTAA
- the rpsM gene encoding 30S ribosomal protein S13 has product MPRIAGVDLPLNKPVFIGLTAIFGIGRSTSLKILERVNVDKGKRVKDLTDEEIDKIRHIIENEYKIEGELKSEIRQNINRLKDIKCYRGIRHMKGLPVRGQRTRTNARTRKGPRKGAIALKKREIKK; this is encoded by the coding sequence ATGCCAAGAATAGCTGGGGTTGATTTACCTCTAAATAAACCTGTTTTTATTGGACTTACAGCCATTTTTGGTATTGGAAGATCTACCTCTTTGAAGATTCTTGAGAGAGTGAATGTGGATAAAGGTAAAAGGGTTAAAGATTTAACAGACGAAGAGATTGATAAGATAAGGCATATAATTGAAAATGAATATAAAATAGAAGGAGAATTAAAATCTGAAATAAGGCAGAACATAAATCGTTTAAAAGATATAAAATGTTATAGAGGAATTAGACATATGAAAGGCTTACCTGTAAGGGGTCAGAGAACAAGGACTAATGCAAGAACAAGGAAAGGACCAAGGAAGGGCGCAATTGCCCTTAAGAAAAGAGAAATTAAAAAGTAA
- the rpmJ gene encoding 50S ribosomal protein L36: MKVRASVKRLCKDCKIVRRKGRIYVVCKNPKHKQRQN; encoded by the coding sequence ATGAAAGTTAGAGCATCCGTTAAAAGATTGTGTAAAGATTGTAAAATAGTGAGACGTAAAGGTAGGATTTATGTGGTTTGTAAGAATCCAAAACATAAGCAACGACAAAATTAG
- the infA gene encoding translation initiation factor IF-1 gives MAKKEVIKVKGQVIEKLPDFKFRVKLDVEGEPVVLAYLSGKMRMNYIKIDVGDVVDIELSPYDLTKGRVVYRNS, from the coding sequence TTGGCTAAGAAGGAAGTAATAAAGGTTAAGGGACAAGTGATTGAGAAATTACCAGATTTTAAATTCAGGGTAAAGCTTGATGTAGAAGGAGAACCTGTTGTTCTTGCTTATTTGTCGGGTAAAATGAGAATGAATTATATAAAAATTGATGTGGGGGATGTTGTGGATATAGAACTTTCACCATATGATCTTACAAAAGGTAGGGTCGTTTATAGAAATTCTTAG
- a CDS encoding nucleoside monophosphate kinase — MRIVFLGPPGVGKGTHASLLAKDLGIPHYSTGDIFREILKSPSPLRDELRKYIVSGSLVPDNIVFETVKKVLSDSKNKEGWLLDGYPRNRNQAELLDNFLDSRGEELDYAIYLYASMETLITRLSNRRVCSECGAIFNIVNNPPKKDNICDRCGGALIQREDDKEETIKKRIAIFEKEFKPLKDYYKKREILIEVAAEGELSDIAGRIREGLRIG, encoded by the coding sequence ATGAGAATAGTTTTCCTTGGCCCCCCAGGTGTTGGGAAAGGAACTCATGCAAGTCTTCTGGCAAAAGATCTAGGTATTCCTCATTATTCTACTGGGGATATTTTTAGAGAGATTTTGAAAAGCCCTTCTCCTTTAAGAGACGAGCTTAGAAAGTATATTGTTTCAGGGAGTCTTGTCCCTGACAATATTGTGTTTGAGACTGTCAAGAAGGTGCTTTCTGATAGTAAGAATAAAGAAGGTTGGCTTTTGGATGGTTATCCTCGGAATAGAAACCAAGCTGAATTATTAGATAATTTTTTAGATAGTAGAGGAGAGGAATTAGATTATGCAATTTATCTTTATGCTTCTATGGAGACTCTTATTACTCGCTTGTCTAATAGAAGAGTTTGTTCAGAATGCGGAGCGATTTTTAATATTGTAAATAATCCACCCAAGAAAGATAATATTTGTGATAGATGCGGTGGAGCTTTGATTCAGAGAGAAGATGATAAAGAGGAGACAATAAAGAAGAGAATTGCAATTTTTGAAAAAGAGTTTAAACCTTTAAAAGATTATTATAAGAAACGAGAAATCTTGATAGAAGTAGCTGCAGAGGGAGAACTTTCTGATATTGCGGGTAGGATCAGAGAAGGGTTAAGAATTGGCTAA